The following proteins are encoded in a genomic region of Glycine max cultivar Williams 82 chromosome 18, Glycine_max_v4.0, whole genome shotgun sequence:
- the LOC100790196 gene encoding RNA polymerase II C-terminal domain phosphatase-like 3, which translates to MIFGSLLDCEKLGKLEKMGKEVEDVEEGEISDTASVEEISAEDFNKQDVKVLNNNNKPNGSDARVWAVHDLYSKYPTICRGYASGLYNLAWAQAVQNKPLNDIFVMEVDSDANANSNSNNSNRLASVAVNPKDVVVVDVDKEEGELEEGEIDADAEPEGEAESVVAVPVVSDSEKLDDVKRDVSNSEQLGVRGVLEGVTVANVAESFAQTCSKLQNALPEVLSRPADSERDDLVRLSFNATEVVYSVFCSMDSLKKEQNKDSILRLLSFVKDQQQAQLFSPEHIKEIQGMMTAIDYFGALVNSEAIGKEKELQTTVQTHEIKTQENQAVEAAELISYNKPLHSDIIGASHALKFGQNSIKGRGVLLPLLDLHKDHDADSLPSPTREAPSCFPVNKLLSVGEPMVSSGSAAAKPESGKMELDSEGSKFHLYETDALKAVSTYQQKFGRSSLFTNDKFPSPTPSGDCEDEIVDTNEEVSSASTGDFLTSTKPTLLDLPPVSATSTDRSSLHGFISSRVDAAGPGSLPVKSSAKNRDPRLRFVNSDASAVDNPSTLIHNMPKVEYAGTTISRKQKAAEEPSLDVTVSKRQKSPLENTEHNMSEVRTGIGGWLEEHTGPGAQFIERNHLMDKFGPEPQKTLNTVSSSCTGSDNFNATSIRNEQAPITSSNVLASLPALLKGAAVNPTMLVNLLRIAEAQKKSADSATNMLLHPTSSNSAMGTDSTASIGSSMATGLLQSSVGMLPVSSQSTSMTQTLQDDSGKIRMKPRDPRRILHTNNTIQKSGNLGNEQFKAIVSPVSNNQGTGDNVNAQKLEGRVDSKLVPTQPSAQPDIARQFARNLKNIADIMSVSQESSTHTPVAQIFSSASVPLTSDRGEQKSVVSNSQNLEAGMVSAHETAASGTCRSQNTWGDVEHLFEGYDEQQKAAIQRERARRIEEQNKMFAARKLCLVLDLDHTLLNSAKFVEVDPVHDEILRKKEEQDREKPHRHLFRFPHMGMWTKLRPGIWNFLEKASKLYELHLYTMGNKLYATEMAKVLDPKGLLFAGRVISRGDDTDSVDGEERAPKSKDLEGVLGMESSVVIIDDSVRVWPHNKLNLIVVERYTYFPCSRRQFGLPGPSLLEIDHDERPEAGTLASSLAVIEKIHQIFFASRSLEEVDVRNILASEQRKILAGCRIVFSRVFPVGEANPHLHPLWQTAEQFGAFCTNQIDEQVTHVVANSPGTDKVNWALNNGRFVVHPGWVEASALLYRRANEQDFAIKP; encoded by the exons ATGATTTTTGGATCGTTATTGGATTGTGAGAAATTGGGAAAATTGGAGAAGATGGGGAAGGAGGTAGAGGATGTTGAAGAGGGTGAGATTTCGGATACTGCTTCGGTGGAAGAGATTTCAGCGGAGGATTTCAATAAGCAAGATGTTAAGGtgttaaataataacaataagcCCAATGGAAGTGATGCTAGGGTTTGGGCTGTTCATGATCTTTACTCAAAGTACCCTACCATATGTCGTGGCTATGCATCGGGTTTGTATAACCTTGCTTGGGCACAGGCCGTGCAGAACAAGCCtttgaatgatatttttgtgATGGAAGTGGACTCTGATGCCAATGCTAACAGTAACAGCAACAACTCCAATCGACTGGCCTCTGTTGCTGTGAATCCTAAGgatgtggtggtggtggatgtGGACAAAGAGGAAGGGGAGTTAGAGGAGGGTGAGATTGATGCCGACGCGGAACCTGAAGGAGAAGCAGAGAGTGTTGTGGCTGTTCCTGTTGTTTCTGATTCAGAGAAGCTTGATGATGTGAAGAGGGATGTTTCTAATTCTGAGCAGCTTGGTGTGAGGGGTGTTCTGGAGGGTGTTACCGTTGCTAATGTGGCGGA GTCGTTTGCTCAAACTTGCAGTAAGCTGCAAAATGCTCTTCCTGAAGTGCTCTCTAGACCTGCTGATTCTGAGAGGGATGATCTCGTTCGCCTGTCATTTAACGCTACTGAAGTGGTTTATTCT GTGTTTTGCTCCATGGACTCTTTAAAAAAGGAACAGAACAAGGATAGCATATTAAG ATTACTTTCTTTTGTGAAGGATCAACAACAGGCTCAATTATTTTCTCCAGAGCATATAAAAGAG ATCCAGGGCATGATGACTGCAATTGATTATTTTGGTGCTTTAGTTAATAGTGAGGCTATTGGCAAGGAGAAAGAATTGCAGACCACTGTGCAGACCCATGAGATAAAGACTCAGGAAAATCAAGCTGTAGAAGCTGCTGAATTGATTTCTTATAATAAGCCTTTGCATAGTGACATAATTGGGGCATCACATGCTTTAAAATTTGGACAAAATAGTATTAAAGGTAGAGGGGTTCTGCTCCCTCTGTTAGACCTTCACAAGGATCATGATGCTGACAGTTTACCATCACCAACCCGAGAAGCACCCTCATGCTTCCCTGTGAATAAATTACTTTCCGTTGGAGAGCCTATGGTTAGTTCTGGGTCAGCAGCTGCTAAGCCGGAGTCTGGAAAGATGGAACTTGATAGTGAAGGTTCTAaatttcatctctatgaaactGATGCTTTGAAAGCTGTTTCCACATATCAACAGAAGTTTGGTCGAAGTTCCCTTTTTACAAATGATAAATTTCCAAGTCCAACTCCTTCAGGTGACTGTGAGGATGAGATTGTTGATACAAACGAGGAGGTCTCTAGTGCTTCTACTGGTGATTTTTTAACAAGCACTAAGCCAACTCTTTTGGATCTGCCACCTGTTTCTGCTACTTCCACAGATAGGTCCAGCTTGCATGGATTCATTAGTTCTAGAGTTGATGCAGCAGGTCCTgggtctttgccagtgaaaaGCTCTGCAAAGAATAGAGATCCTAGGCTTCGTTTCGTTAATTCTGATGCAAGTGCCGTGGATAACCCATCTACATTGATACATAATATGCCTAAAGTGGAATATGCTGGAACAACAATCTCAAGGAAACAAAAGGCTGCTGAAGAACCTTCTTTGGATGTTACTGTatcaaaaagacaaaaaagtcCATTGGAAAATACTGAGCATAATATGAGCGAAGTAAGAACTGGAATTGGTGGTTGGTTGGAAGAGCATACTGGGCCTGGAGCTCAGTTTATAGAGAGGAATCATTTAATGGACAAATTTGGACCTGAACCCCAAAAGACTTTGAATACAGTCAGTAGTTCTTGTACTGGTTCTGATAATTTCAATGCAACAAGCATTAGAAATGAGCAGGCACCAATTACAAGTAGTAATGTGCTAGCTTCCTTACCTGCTCTATTGAAAGGTGCAGCTGTAAATCCAACCATGCTGGTTAACTTACTTAGAATAGCAGAAGCCCAGAAGAAATCTGCTGATTCTGCTACAAATATGCTGTTGCATCCAACAAGCTCAAATTCGGCTATGGGAACAGACTCAACTGCGAGTATTGGTTCATCAATGGCCACTGGTCTTCTTCAAAGTTCTGTTGGAATGCTTCCAGTTTCATCACAATCAACTTCCATG ACACAAACCCTTCAAGATGATTCAGGAAAGATTCGCATGAAACCCCGTGATCCCCGGCGCATTCTCCACACTAATAATACTATCCAGAAGAGTGGGAACTTGGGGAATGAGCAATTCAAAGCCATTGTATCCCCCGTGTCTAACAACCAGGGAACTGgggacaatgtcaatgcccaGAAGCTTGAGGGTAGGGTGGATAGTAAATTAGTGCCTACTCAACCAAGTGCACAACCTGATATTGCTCGACAATTCGCCCGGAATCTGAAAAACATTGCTGATATTATGTCTGTTTCCCAAGAATCATCAACTCACACTCCTGTTGCTCAAATTTTTTCTTCAGCATCTGTTCCCCTTACTTCAGATAGAGGGGAACAGAAATCTGTTGTGTCAAACTCTCAGAACCTGGAGGCTGGCATGGTATCAGCTCATGAAACAGCTGCATCAGGTACCTGTCGATCCCAGAATACATGGGGAGATGTTGAGCATCTTTTTGAAGGTTATGATGAGCAGCAGAAGGCTGCTatacagagagagagagcaagGAGAATTGAAGaacagaataaaatgtttgctGCTCGAAAATTGTGCCTTGTATTGGATCTAGATCACACACTACTTAATTCTGCTAAG TTTGTGGAAGTTGATCCTGTGCATGATGAGATattgagaaagaaagaagagcaGGACCGTGAGAAACCACACAGACATCTTTTTCGCTTTCCTCATATGGGAATGTGGACTAAACTCAGACCAGGAATCTGGAACTTCTTGGAGAAG GCCAGTAAGCTCTATGAGCTGCATCTTTACACTATGGGAAACAAGCTATATGCAACAGAAATGGCAAAGGTGCTTGATCCAAAGGGACTTTTGTTTGCTGGAAGAGTTATCTCTAGAGGTGATGATACTGATTCAGTTGATGGTGAGGAGAGGGCTCCCAAAAGCAAAGATTTGGAAGGCGTTTTGGGTATGGAATCATCTGTTGTAATTATAGATGATTCTGTGAGGGTCTGGCCTCATAACAAACTGAACCTGATAGTGGTGGAAAG GTATACATACTTCCCCTGTAGTAGACGTCAGTTTGGACTGCCTGGCCCTTCCCTTCTCGAGATTGATCATGATGAGAGACCTGAAGCTGGAACTCTGGCATCCTCTCTGGCA GTTATTGAGAAAATACATCAAATCTTTTTTGCTTCTCGATCCTTAGAAGAAGTGGATGTCAGAAATATACTAGCATCAGAGCAGAGAAAAATCTTAGCTGGTTGTCGCATAGTATTTAGTAGGGTATTTCCTGTTGGTGAAGCAAATCCTCACCTTCACCCATTATGGCAGACAGCTGAACAGTTTGGTGCTTTTTGCACCAATCAGATTGACGAACAGGTTACTCACGTTGTTGCAAATTCCCCTGGGACTGATAAG GTGAATTGGGCTCTAAACAACGGAAGATTTGTTGTCCATCCTGGCTG GGTGGAAGCATCAGCATTGCTTTATAGGAGGGCGAATGAGCAAGATTTTGCCATTAAACCATAA